The genomic DNA TGCCTCATGTTTCTACAAAAATAGAGGTATGATTCAAAAAAGCTTATTCCTTTCCATCAACATACGCTTGTAAATAAGCATAACGAGGAGTTAATTTTCCATCTTTTGTCATTCTTGCTCTCTCCAAAATCCCCTCTTTATCACCATTATAAAACGCAGGAATTACCGCTTCTAAAAACATTTCTCCAAAACCTTCACTAGCATCTTTAGGCAGTTCACAAGGTAAATTATCTACTGCCATTACTGTAATAGCTCCTTCTTCTTTAAAATCTACTTCCGTTTCAGTTACAGGATCATAACCATATATAGGGTTTGCAATGGTGGATGCTCTTAAGGTAGAAGCTACTGGCCCATCTACATCACAAGAAATATCTGCAATCAATTTAATATTAAAATCAGCATGCCTAGCATCTTCACGAGTAAACAAATACGGAGCGCCGTCACCATAAAAATGTCCTGCTATAAAAAAATCTGTTTCCTTTGCATAAGGCATAAAGTTACTTTCATATCCACTCGGATCTTTATAAAAAGCAAATTTTTCACCTACTTTACCATCTTTGCGTTTGTTATACTCCATTACATCTACCATGCAATAAACGGGTTCTGTAAATTTGGTGGTTAGGTACAAAGCGTCACTTACTTGCTTTATCTGTAAGTGATCTAAAATTTCTTTAGCTCCATAGGCTACTTTTCCTGTTCCAGATAAAAGTATTTTAATAGGTGGCAATGTAATAGCATCTAACTCTTTTTTTACGGCATCTAAATCAGATAGGTTTTCTACTTTAGGTAAAGTGAATCTGTTTTCTTTTAATCCTAATGCTCTAAGTCCATTATACGCCCCTACCAAACCTGCATAACGTCCAAAACCAATTAAACGAGCGCCGTTTTCTTTGACAATTGTTTCATGATCTAACAATTCTATATTTTTTGCTAAGATTGCTTTTAATAAATCTCTGTTATAGGGTTGTTTTTTTATGGTATGTGAAAAGAAAAAGTATTTTTTATTAGGAATCAATGCTGCTACTGGAACCTCTTTTACGCCTAATAGTACTTCACAATCGGAAAGATCTTCTGTTACTTCAAATCCTGCATCTATATATGCTTGGTCTGAAAAAACTCGGATATCTGAACGTTCTACTTTG from Tenacibaculum maritimum NCIMB 2154 includes the following:
- a CDS encoding NAD(P)-dependent oxidoreductase → MKFGIIKERKNPPDKRVVFSPERLQELQKKFPQATIKVERSDIRVFSDQAYIDAGFEVTEDLSDCEVLLGVKEVPVAALIPNKKYFFFSHTIKKQPYNRDLLKAILAKNIELLDHETIVKENGARLIGFGRYAGLVGAYNGLRALGLKENRFTLPKVENLSDLDAVKKELDAITLPPIKILLSGTGKVAYGAKEILDHLQIKQVSDALYLTTKFTEPVYCMVDVMEYNKRKDGKVGEKFAFYKDPSGYESNFMPYAKETDFFIAGHFYGDGAPYLFTREDARHADFNIKLIADISCDVDGPVASTLRASTIANPIYGYDPVTETEVDFKEEGAITVMAVDNLPCELPKDASEGFGEMFLEAVIPAFYNGDKEGILERARMTKDGKLTPRYAYLQAYVDGKE